GCCACATTCATCGTGGTAATGCTAGACCAAAGCGTGCACCGATACTTATGGATCGCCTGCAGAATGGCTTCCGGATCAAATCGAGCCAGCATGATATTCGTCGTGCCCGTATAGACGGGCCTACACATGCTGTGGATCATCCCGGTGACATGGAAGAAAGGCAAAATAGAAAGAAGAATGTCTTCCTCCAGGACACCATTCCAAACGGCAGAACCTACCGTATTGGTCATTAGGCTGAAGTGCGTAATCATCGCTCCTTTGGGAAGGCCGGTGGTGCCGGAAGTATATTGTAATAAAGCCAAATCCTCCCGCAGGTTGATGGGGATGCTCAGCTGTTCAGGCCGGTAGCTATCCATCACCTCCAATAGGTCCAGGGTCTCCGGAAAGCGCTCCTTGGGCGCCTGCATGGATGGATGCAGGGGGAGGGAGAGGCTGGCTGGGAGGTAATCGCGGTAACTCGTCAGGATGACGTGGGATAGTCCGCCCTCTTCTCTTACCTTCCTCACCTTGGGATACAAGAAATCCTGAGCAATGATGATCCGTGCGCCCGCATCCATGAGTTCGTACTTCAACTCATCTTCTTTAAACATCGGGTTGGCGGCCACCACCACCCCGCCGGCTTTGAGGATGGCAAAATATCCGATGACGAATTGAGGAGAATTTTCCAAGAAAAGGCTTACCCGATCCCCTTTCTTCAAGCCAAAGTCAATCAAAGCCCTGGCCAGTTGGTTCGTTCGTTGATCAAACTCCCGAAAGGGAATCTCCCTTCCATAAAAGTTGAAGGCAACTTTTTCCGGCGTTTGGCGCGCATGATCGCTCAGGAATTCAGGCAGAGTCTTCTCAGGGAAAACGAGGGTTCGCGGCAAATTCTCCGGCCATGACGGAAGCCATTTCTTTGGCATATTCAAAACTCCATTGTATTAGTTATAATTTGCCATTCATAAGTCGTAAGGCGTAAATCTCGGAGGCTTTGTCGTTCCTCCAGATGAAAGCAATCTGAGGGTAGGTAGCGTGACCCGCCCTGTCCGGTTTTTGAGGTTCCCTTTTGGCACCTCAGACGCGCAACCTCTTGAGAATTAAATTGAACCCCAAAACTTTAGAGAACTTTTGACCCGATGGCTTCATTTTCTGTGAAGGCAAAGCAAGATGAGTGAGTTTTGAAGATTGGTCAGGTGATCACAAATTGTGACCGGCTCGTCTTTTCCCCTTTGGGGGTATTACCCTTTCTCTGCCAAAGGGCTCCGGGACCGCGCCTTTTGGCTAAGGTCCTAATTTTGAACCATACCAGGAGAATTGGATCAGAACATTCTTTCGCGATCCTATTAACCGCTCCATGATCCTATCGCATATTACCACGTTTTAGTTGGTTATTACCACGTTTCTCCCAAAGAGCATTGCGGCCCGTTCCCCTGCATAGGGGTCTCCTTTCCCAGATCGGTCTCTGGGGTTCGTTGGATGAAGCATCAATTCTTGGAAACGCTCAGGCGAAACGGTTACCCCCTCAATTCTGTTCGAGGATTCTGTGCTTTCAATGACGGCTAATTGACGGAGAGACTCCAGAACTTGAGGAGTTTGCTGGCGGATCAGGTCTTGCTACGAAACAATTGAATTGCTTAGTTGTAAATTTTTTCCGAAAATGATATTGGGGATAGCGGAGGGGATTTCTTTTTACCCCGGATGTTTCAATTCTTCCTTAAATTTAATAGGACGCAGATTTGCGCAGATAACAACGGATAATTATTTTCTTTTTAATAAACTACCCCGCCGCAAGCGGCGGGGAATAAACCCTAAAGTGATTTAAGAATGACTTTTATTAAGCTTCGCAAAAGTAATGGAACATTGAGTAACGTATTTCGCCCCCCTCACCCTCCCCTCTCCCCCGACTACGGGGGAGAGGATAAAGGTGAGGGGGTTTACCGCGATGCCAATGTCTGTTCCATTATTTATGCGAAAGTCAATAAAAGGTATCATCAAAAGGGAATAAACCCCGTTTGAAAGGACGGGGCTTTGACTCCGCTCTTTCTATATAAGGAATTACCATTTTTGTAATGTCATCCCCGCCATATATGGTGGAGCTTTCTAACGGGGTAAACCGCTTCCTTATAAAGACATTAGGGTAATTCGACCGGATCTTTAGGCAACAATAGGGTAAAGATTATGCAATCTGCAAAAGAGAAAGAGTTAATGGGCATTTACTTCATCATTGATGCTCATGTTCATACTTATCCCACTGCCGCCATTGGGCAACAGGCCCTGCAGGGTACCGGGCGATCGGGTTGTTCGGGGACAGGGGAGGAACTACTTACGGTCATGGCCAGAGGGAAGATCTCCTACGCGGTAATGGCCAACATGACGCCCACTTACGACATGACGAGGGCAGCTTTAAAAAATCTTCCTGCGAGCGCTACCCACGATGAAAGAGAAAAAGCGGAGAA
This is a stretch of genomic DNA from Deltaproteobacteria bacterium. It encodes these proteins:
- a CDS encoding AMP-binding protein, which gives rise to MPKKWLPSWPENLPRTLVFPEKTLPEFLSDHARQTPEKVAFNFYGREIPFREFDQRTNQLARALIDFGLKKGDRVSLFLENSPQFVIGYFAILKAGGVVVAANPMFKEDELKYELMDAGARIIIAQDFLYPKVRKVREEGGLSHVILTSYRDYLPASLSLPLHPSMQAPKERFPETLDLLEVMDSYRPEQLSIPINLREDLALLQYTSGTTGLPKGAMITHFSLMTNTVGSAVWNGVLEEDILLSILPFFHVTGMIHSMCRPVYTGTTNIMLARFDPEAILQAIHKYRCTLWSSITTMNVAIVNHPDVEKYDLRSLRVCGSGGAPVPKEILEKWRKIIGTELAEGYGLSETISQTHMNPYLRPRYGSIGLPQFGIDCRIVDVETGVDLPLDQEGELLIKGPTVMKGYWNRPEATAEALKDGWLYTGDIARMDEDGYFYIVGRKKELIKASGYSVFPAEVENFLYGHPAIKEVAVIGVPDPYRGENIKAVIVLKTEYENKVREEEIVAWCKSKMAAYKYPRIVEFVKELPKTASGKVLKRVLREKEVK